From the genome of Cystobacter fuscus DSM 2262:
GGCTCGGTGAGACAGAAGGCCGCCAGCTTGAACTTCTCCGTGAAGGGGGTGAGCAGGCGCTTCTTCTGCTCCTCGGTGGCCCCCACGACGATGGGCAGGTTGGCCAGATCGTTGGCGGTGATGGAGGTGGCCATGCCCGAGCAGCCCCACGCCAGCTCCTCGTAGGCGAGGAGCTGGTCGAGGTGCGCCAGCCCCAGGCCGCCGCACGACTCGGGGAGGTTCATGTTGAGCAGGCCGTTCTCCCAGGCCGAGGCGATGATGTCGCGGGGGAACTCGCTCGTCTCGTCGTGGTGGGCCGCCTTGGGGCGGATGACCTCGCGGGCGAACTTGCGCGCCATCTCCTGCAGGGCGCGCTGGGATTCGGAGAGCTGGAAGTCCATGGGGGTCCTCGCTGCGTGGGGCCGGGACCGCGTGGGCGCGAGGAATCCGTCCTCTCCGCCAGGGCCCCAGACGACTGTAGGTGCCCAGACGAATACTCCGCGGCCCGGAATTCCGCCAGTCCGCCCGCCCCCTCGCGCGGCCCGTGCTCGCTCGTTCCCCCTGATGAAACGAGAAGGCCACCGGCTCCGGAAAGGAGGCAGTGGCCTTGGACTTCAACGGCGTTCCCGGAAACCGGGGTTGCGGCTCAGGGCTTGGCGGCCTTGGGGACCTTCTCCCAGTCGGCCAGGAACTTCTTGATGCCCGCGTCGGTGAGCGGGTGGTTGGCCAGCTGGGCGATGACGTTGAAGGGCAGCGTGGCCACGTGGGCGCCCATGCGCGCCGACTGCAGCACGTGCACGGGGTTGCGCACGCTGGCCACCAGCACCTGCGTCTGGAAGTCGTAGTTCTGGTAGATCTCCAGGATGTGGGCGATGAGCTCCATGCCATCCTGGGAGATGTCATCCAGGCGGCCCACGAAGGGCGAGATGTACGTGGCGCCCGCCTTGGCGGCCAGCAGCGCCTGGTTGGCGGAGAAGCACAGCGTCACGTTGGTCTTGATGCCCTCGGCGGTGAGCGTCTTGACGGCCTTCATGCCTTCCACGCCCATCGGGACCTTCACCACCACGTTCTTGTGGATCTTGGCGAGGCCCCGGCCTTCCTTGACCAGCTCGTCGGCCTTCTCCGAGACGCACTCGGCGCTCACGGGCCCATCCACGATGGAACAGATCTCCCGGATGGTCTCCTCCAGACCCCGGCCCGCCTTGGCGAGCAGCGACGGGTTGGTGGTCACACCGTCCACACAGCCCATGTCGTAGGCGGTGCGGATCTCCTTGATGTCGGCGGTATCGATGAAGAACTTCATCTCGTCCCCTCTCCAGGTTCAGGTCAGCGGGCGGTGGGCCCTCGGTCAGTCAACCCGCGGGGTGGGCTCAGGCACTCCCGAATGCCCGCCGGGCGAGGAGGCGCGTAGCCGATGCCCCCGGGGGCGTCAAGCTGGCAGGCCCACTGTGTCCAGAGGTACAACGGCGCCCCACCATGGCCCGAGCCCCCCGCAACACCGCCCGCAAGCCACGCCTTCGGGCCGTGCCTCCCCAGGAAGATGCACCCACGGCTCCGTCCGTGCCCATGTCGAACGAACGCGAGGCCACGCTCGCCTACGCCCGGAGCGTGCTGGAGGCGGAGGCCCAAGCCATCCTCGGGCTGATGGGGCGGGTGGGCGATGCATTCCTGCGCGCCCTGGAGCTGGTGCGCGACTGCCCGGGCCAGACGGTGGTGACGGGCATTGGCAAGGCGGGGCTCATCGGCCAGAAGCTGTCGGCCACGCTGGCCTCCACTGGCATCCGCTCCGTCTTCCTCCACCCCACCGAGGCAGCGCACGGAGACCTGGGCCGGGTGGGCCGCGGGGACGTCATCCTCGCGCTCTCCAACAGCGGCGCCACCGAGGAGCTGGTGCGGCTGCTCCCCTCCTTCAAGCGGCTGGGCGCGCCCGTCATCGCCCTCACGGGTGACGCGGAGAGCCCGCTGGCGCGCGGCGCGGACGTGGTGCTGGACATCGGCCGCATCGAGGAGGCGTGCCCCATGGGCCTGGTGCCCACCGCCTCCACCGCGGCGCTGCACGCCATCGGGGACGCGCTCGCCATGGCCGTGCTGCGCTCGCGCCCCTTCGGCTCCGCCGAGTACGCCCTGCTCCACCCCGCGGGCAAGCTGGGCCGCTCCGTCATGCGCGTCGTCGATTTGATGCGCTCGGGCACCGCCAATCCGCTCGTGCGCGACAGCGCGAAGCTGTCCGAGGCCGTGGTGGTGATGACGAACACGCCGGGGCGCCCCGGGGCCACCAACGTCGTGGACAAGCAGGGGCGGCTGGTGGGCATCTTCACGGATGGAGATCTGCGCCGGCTCGTGGAGAAGGGCTTCACCGACTTCGAGCGGCCCCTGCGTGAGGTGATGGGCGGCAAGCGGCCCCGGTGCGTGGGCCCCGAGGTGCTGGTGCTCGAGGCCACCCGCCTCATGCGCGAAGCGCGCGTGGATCAGCTCCCCGTGGTGGACGCCGAGGGCCGCGCGGTGGGCCTGCTCGATGTGCAGGACCTGCTCGCCGCGCGATCCTTCTAGACTGGGGGGGCATGAAGATCGCCCTTCTGGATGACTATCAGCGCGTCGCGCGGGACTTCGCCGACTGGACGCGCCTGCCCGCGGACAGTGAACTCGTGGTGTTCGACCACCACATCGCCGAGCGCGAGGTGCTGCTCGAGACGCTCCAACGCTTCGAGGTGATCGTCCTCATGCGCGAGCGCACGCCCTTCCCCGCCGAGGTGATCGAACGGCTGCCGAACCTGCGCCTGCTCATCACCACGGGCAACCGCAACGCGTCCATCGATCTCGCGGCCTGCCGGGCGCGCGGCATCACCGTGAGCGGCACGGGCGCGGTGGGCACGTCCACCGCGGAGCTGACCTGGGGCCTCATCCTCGCGCTCATCAAGCGAATCCCCCTCGAGGACCGGGCCCTGCGCGCGGGGCGCTGGCAGACGGGACTGACCACGAGCCTCACGGGCAAGCGGCTGGGGCTGCTGGGGCTCGGGAAGCTGGGCACGCAGGTGGCGCGCGTGGGTCAGGCGTTCGGCATGGAGGTGGTGGCCTGGAGCCAGAACCTCACCGACACGCGGGCCGCCGAGGTGGGCGCCCGCCGGGTGGAGAAGCGCGAGCTGTTCGCCACCTCCGACATCGTCAGCCTGCACCTGGTGCTCGGTGAGCGCACGCGGGGCATCGTCGGCGCGGAGGAGTTCAACGCCATGAAGCCGGAGGCCTGCTTCATCAACACCGCGCGGGCGGGACTCGTGGACGAGGCCGCGCTCGTGGAGGTGCTGCGCGAGCGGAGAATCGCCGGGGCGGGGCTGGATGTCTTCTCCATCGAGCCCCTGCCGGCGAACCATCCCCTGCTCGCCCTGGACCACGTCGTGTTGACGCCGCACCTGGGCTACGTGACGCGGGAGAACTACACCGTCTTCTACCGCGACGCGCTGGAGGACATCCTCTCCTGGAAGGCCGGCAAGCCCGTGCGCCGGCTCGCCTGAGGCACCGCGCGGCGGCGGCTACTCCAGCTTGGCCTGGAGCGAGGCGCTCGCCGCGTAGTCCGGCGCGGAGGCCGCCAGCTTCGTCCACAGGGCCTTGGCGCCCTTGGTGTCGCCCTTGGCCTTGAGCGTCTCGCCGAGCTTGTCCACCGCCGCGGGATCCGAGCTCACCGCCACACCCCACACCCGGTCCGCGGTGGGCTTGCCCAGGCCCACGAGCGTCCACGCCAGGCCCGCCTTCACCCGCCCATCCGGACGCAGCGGCATCACCTGGCGGTACGCCGTGAGCGCCTCGTCGTAGCGCCCCTTGGAGAGCAGCTCCTCGCCCTGCGCCACCGTCTGGTCGAGCTGGGCCTCGAGCTCCGGCGTGTGCTCGACGTTGTTCATCGCCTCCATGGTCTCCTGGGAGATCATGGGCGCCGAGGCCCCGCCGCCCTGCATGGGGCCCGCCGCCATGGGCCGTCCACCCGCGTTGGGCGCCGGCGCCTGGGCCATGGGGGCACCGCCCCGCGACAAATCGAGCTTCGTGGCGCGGATGCGCCGATCCTCGTCGCGCGTGGCCTGCCACTTCTTCATGCCGCCGGCCTTCTCCGCCTCGTCCGTCATGCGCGACAGCTTGCGCGCCAGCGACACCCGGGGAGAGCTGGGGTGCGCCGCGATGAAGGCCTCGAAGCCCTCGTGCGCGCTGCGCAGCGCCTTCACGTCCTCGCCCCGCGTCTCGTAGAGCACCGCCGAGCGCCCGAAGAGCGCGTCGGCGAACGACGGCGCCACCTCCAGCACGCGCTCGTACACCTTGAGCGCGCCCGGGGCGTCATTCGTCAGGAAGAGCGCGTTGGCGCGCATCGACTCC
Proteins encoded in this window:
- the fsa gene encoding fructose-6-phosphate aldolase gives rise to the protein MKFFIDTADIKEIRTAYDMGCVDGVTTNPSLLAKAGRGLEETIREICSIVDGPVSAECVSEKADELVKEGRGLAKIHKNVVVKVPMGVEGMKAVKTLTAEGIKTNVTLCFSANQALLAAKAGATYISPFVGRLDDISQDGMELIAHILEIYQNYDFQTQVLVASVRNPVHVLQSARMGAHVATLPFNVIAQLANHPLTDAGIKKFLADWEKVPKAAKP
- a CDS encoding KpsF/GutQ family sugar-phosphate isomerase, with the translated sequence MARAPRNTARKPRLRAVPPQEDAPTAPSVPMSNEREATLAYARSVLEAEAQAILGLMGRVGDAFLRALELVRDCPGQTVVTGIGKAGLIGQKLSATLASTGIRSVFLHPTEAAHGDLGRVGRGDVILALSNSGATEELVRLLPSFKRLGAPVIALTGDAESPLARGADVVLDIGRIEEACPMGLVPTASTAALHAIGDALAMAVLRSRPFGSAEYALLHPAGKLGRSVMRVVDLMRSGTANPLVRDSAKLSEAVVVMTNTPGRPGATNVVDKQGRLVGIFTDGDLRRLVEKGFTDFERPLREVMGGKRPRCVGPEVLVLEATRLMREARVDQLPVVDAEGRAVGLLDVQDLLAARSF
- a CDS encoding D-2-hydroxyacid dehydrogenase family protein, which produces MKIALLDDYQRVARDFADWTRLPADSELVVFDHHIAEREVLLETLQRFEVIVLMRERTPFPAEVIERLPNLRLLITTGNRNASIDLAACRARGITVSGTGAVGTSTAELTWGLILALIKRIPLEDRALRAGRWQTGLTTSLTGKRLGLLGLGKLGTQVARVGQAFGMEVVAWSQNLTDTRAAEVGARRVEKRELFATSDIVSLHLVLGERTRGIVGAEEFNAMKPEACFINTARAGLVDEAALVEVLRERRIAGAGLDVFSIEPLPANHPLLALDHVVLTPHLGYVTRENYTVFYRDALEDILSWKAGKPVRRLA
- a CDS encoding tetratricopeptide repeat protein, which translates into the protein MTLSLALTATAALLAAEPPSLPAGHPTLGATAEPSAASSPATGLPPGHPPAVGVGSPAPVDPSALPQGHPAMTGRMAPSADELLNQLEGMQGLREREKTFEIASSLGKLYYTSGRFEEAIPYLQQAEDKAKPTRELFLAQRKKLGAGAVPSAEEARCGFTEQMAMEERGKVAAERAKKGDTAGAVACARAALELSLDVESMRANALFLTNDAPGALKVYERVLEVAPSFADALFGRSAVLYETRGEDVKALRSAHEGFEAFIAAHPSSPRVSLARKLSRMTDEAEKAGGMKKWQATRDEDRRIRATKLDLSRGGAPMAQAPAPNAGGRPMAAGPMQGGGASAPMISQETMEAMNNVEHTPELEAQLDQTVAQGEELLSKGRYDEALTAYRQVMPLRPDGRVKAGLAWTLVGLGKPTADRVWGVAVSSDPAAVDKLGETLKAKGDTKGAKALWTKLAASAPDYAASASLQAKLE